From the genome of Nicotiana tabacum cultivar K326 chromosome 2, ASM71507v2, whole genome shotgun sequence:
tataatcaatataggataaggaacacttacctcaatatttttctgtgaaaatcgcccaagaatcgccttacccaaGCTCAAAAAttagaaatggttgaaaatgggtcgaaaccccatttccagaacttaagttctgttttttcagatttttattcatcgcgatcgcggaaattcattcgtgatcgcgtagaacaaaattttCCCAGGTTTGTTTAACACTACATGATCGCGTATAAGGCCATGCGATCTCATAGAACAATTTCtcagccttacgcgatcgcgtgcaggtttatgcgatcgcgtagcacaatttcagtgcttcagcttctgcctcattccttcttcgcgatcgcagcttTGAGCTCGCATTCGCAGTGCACTCGGAGCTAGTCTTTCACGTTCGCGtgcctatcttcgcgaacgcgaagagtaaaactcATGTCTTAaaattttctcttcgcgatcgcgaagcataatgcaccagatgacagcagaagctcaaaaaccagattttttaagttcaaaatcatctcgtagcctatccgaaactcacccgagccctcggggctacaaaccaaacatgcactcaagtcataaaatatcatacgaacttgttcgcgcgatcaaatcgccaaaataatacctagaactacgaatcggacatcaaatcaaaggaatttttcaagaaaactttaaaacttatattttcatatccggacgtctgaatcacgttaattcaactccgattctcaccaaattaggcagacaagtcataaatattatagtggacatataccgggctctgaaactaaaatacggacccggtatcaataaatccaatatcagtaatttcttaaaaatcattaaactttcaagcttttaatttttcatcaaaattctatttctcgggctagggatctcggaattcgatttcgggcatacgctcaagtcccaaatcacgatacggacctaccggaattatcaaaatactgatccgggtttgtttgctcaaaatgttgaccaaagtcaactcaattgagttttaaagctctatttcatattttaatccatttttcacataaaaacgttccgaaaaattgtacggattgcgcacgcaagtcgaggaatgataaatggtactttgcGAGGTCTTAGAaaacagaattacttattaaatttaaagatgtcattttgggtcatcacactatatatctatatctatattctctctctctctctctctctctctctctctctctctctctctctctctctctatatatatatatatatatatatatatatatatatatatatatatatatatatatatatatatatattaaagaaataaagttaccatatataattggcattgtggttaagccaagtggcaagctaataaatgtcaatagtatatggtaactttattctatatttgactatgttaATCAAATAGAAATACAAGTGTGTGtgtatggtaactttattctatatatttgactatgttagtcaaatataatatataaaattgaatttaaattaaaggataattttgaatttatagataaagtttttaaatttgaattaaaataaaaaagaaatttatcttttgttatcatgttatcatacttaattcggttaatgatcatatgcaatcatatTAGGAAATTTTGTTaacttttctaattatttaaatactacttcgcctctggcaaaaaagaaaaaaactactccatataactatagaATCCTCTCATATTTAAAACTCTATAATTATAGTTCTTTAAAACATTATATCTAGATTTGAATaaattgaatttcttttaaaataaatataatatatagggtaaacgtctatatttatctagataacaaaaaagagtttaaaaatcgaataaaagtttacttacatatataatgaaataaacctacatgctggagaaagaaacaacacaaaaatcaattaatattaaaaaaagttatattttttttaccttttgaaaaaTGTTTGTTTGAAGAGCCAATTTGTATAAAtcgacatcaaacaaataacaaaacttatgctatatatttgctatcattaatttcaatttagcatcTTCTAGGAATTGAAAGGTATAAGTTAAAACCTTTTCATTTAGTTGCAGTCAAGCCAACAatgcaagggtataatattttttttgttaaagaatattagttttgaatcattagattatgtgaaaggtttgTTTTCTCGAATTCAACAAGAGGGATATTactttctaattgatagtttctatagcgattTTCAAGCATAACAAaaagtatattttaaaaaaataattagtatgacgtgattttttttaaaatgaaaacaaattatttcgaaatgggattattttttaaaatataatataattttaaaaataaaaagataagatatttttgaattttagtagagagtttttaaaattattataatagaagtcatatcatggataaaatcaagaaaccgaaatcttatggaatatttacataaatatcggtcagatttattgtttactttttatagataatatacatagatgatataccgacaacacaCTATTATaaacatattatatataaattatatataaaattactcatcctttaatttttttaatttaagtggttgtGAGAGCACCTATTTAggttgattagataaagccaaaagaaaaaatatgaaagaatttcaatcaaagactaaaaattcaaacaaagttcttatgtagacaatttcaattaaaactcatccttttatagtgaaataaattaaatttttgtaataaaagaaagacataaaaaataagataaaagaaaataaatatagaaaaaaatgtatgaaaaatctaaaaacaaTAAATAAGAGATGACAACGAATTTCTTCTACTGTTttatctttgttgagtataaaaaatttggaAGCTGATCTCAttcatttcaaatatttttttctattcaaatacatagattataagataaggatatcgtAGAATAGTTTTCTTAATTTACATTGTGtgttgttttaaaataattactattactaacaaactgatatgatattcgaatttgaatttaaatgcaATTTTTATAGTTTGCATTGAGcttaagccaagtatggtgtcgaCAAAAAACTACTTggtaattttaagacaatatatgtaATGTTATGTAATgacaatcaactaatttaacatttaatgaggcatttaaaattcaaaatctgtGGCTTGAGATAaactcaaaatggagtcatactgaaataaagtttcaccggctaaagaatcatttaaatttttagatagccaattaaagtaaattttaaattaaggataatatctttacttgcatcattataaagataatcattattgaaatatatataaagttttagaaattttaatttcaaaataaaaatattttttgcaaGATAACAGcataccaaataagaattcaTGTCGTAGTAAAAGAGTCAAGTCGTAACCAAAGAATTGTTTATATTGTGTCAActtttgtgctttgccataaatacgAGTTATTATTCGCTTTGTGGCAAtatttaggttccaatgacaccaatgagaatggtgaaaaaataaaattatcactaggagatttgagaaaatgttagtcttttttcatatattgtttcttaattaatatctaagggttatctataattatctagaagatttaaattttaaggttatttacatataattcaaataactcagatatttaacatggttaatatcaaatatcaaaatggagccATACTATGGAAAATAATTCACTggctaaagaattttttaaatttttagatagccaactaaaatgagttttgaaataaggataatatttttacttatattattataaaaataactattattaaaaaataaagttttagaaactgaaaatttaaaatagaaatattttttgaaagatatcaacacatcaaataagagttcaagtagtagtaaaagagtcaagTCATATCCAAAGAGTCCTTCATAGTGTCAACCTTTGATTGtgtttgccataaatatgagttattattttggttcATGACTATTTTTAGGATTCAATGACACAGTCGAGAATggtaccaaaaagaaaaaatagaattataactaGGAGATTTGAGAAATGGTTAATCTTTTTCAATGTGGTGTTGTTtaattaatatccaatgattatctatatttattgagaagattaaaattttaagattatttacatataatccaAATACCTCAAATATTTGACATGGTTAGTGTTCGCGCGGGTGCTAATACTAGTATGGAATATATATGAAATGTTTTTAACTATAAAAATTGTaatttatgatttctttttatAATTCTTAAATTACATAACCTCCGAATTCGCCCCCAAAAAAATGTATAGACCTTCTTACtttgaatcatgtatttgttTAAAGTTAGGAAAAAATAGTCCGTTGCGTCGTAGATGAGTTAAAACTTGGACGGAAGAAACAGTTCATTTAATAAGCTTGGGATATTACATCATTTTCACAAGTTAATTGAGCCATAACGTACAAACCTAATTCTGCCGAACGTCCATGTCTAGTTACAATCAGGACCGTTCTAGTCACAAAGTAAGAcaagaaaattaaaaacaaaagacaaagaaaaaaaaaggtttagGGAATCCTTCGTTGACTCTCCCATGTCAGTCATGCATGTGTATTGTGTAATTAATAAACAGTTAAACTGAACCCGTttttatcaaaaaataatattgtgtatatgtataaattggGATTAAAGCtgcataaattttgtataaatattttagttgaacccacttgacaactactattttacgactaaaattatgtacttctaagattgaaTCTGCTTGCacaaaatcctagatccgccgcTTACTCAGAAGCTGTGTACGTAGTACACACCTTTGGTAATCCACCACTGTAATAATCCAGAGTAGGAATATATTGAGCCATAGCACCCGTGACAAAATCGGCTAGCTTTGGATTTGGTCTCGGTAATTTCGGGCTTCAGAGTCCCGGTTCGAATGTCATTGAGCGAGTTGTGGCCAATGGAGTTgcatatataatgaagtaaaccTACGTGCTtagttaatattaaaaaatattgttttttttttgaagaatgttactttgaagagtcaatttgtataaatggacatcaaacaaataacaaaacttttggctatacaattgctatcattaatttcaatttagcacctTCTAGGAATTTaagggtataagctgaaacctCTTCATTTAGCTGTAGCCAAGCCAacattgcaagggtataatatttttttcgttgaaacatattagttttgaatcattagattatgtgaaagatttTTTTTCTCGAATTCAACAATAGGGATATTGGTTTCTAActgatagtttctatagcgattttcaagtgtaacaaaaagtattatttttaaaaaaaattggtataacgtaaaatatttttttttaaatgtaaccaaattatttgaaatgggattatattttaaaatataatgtaattttaagaaaaaaatataatatatttttaaattttagtagagagttttaaaattattataatagaagtcatatAATGGATTAAATCAAGAAaccgaaatcttatggaatatttacataaatatccgGCCAGATTTATTATTTACTTCTTATACCTAATATAcatagatgatataccgacaacacatgattatatacatattatatatggattatgtataaattatacatccttcaattttaatttaagtggttggatgaacacctatttaggttgattagataaaattaaaaaataaatatgaaagaatttcaaccaaagactaaaaatataaataaagttcttatgtagacaatttctattaaaactcattcttttatagcaaaataaatttatttttttgtaacaaaataaagaaagacataaaaaataagataaaagaaaataaatatagaaaaaaaattatgaacAAATCTAAAAACAAGAAATAAGATATGACAACGAATTTCTTCTTcagtttcatctttgttgagtataaaaaatttggaagccgatctcatcgatttcaaatatttttttcaactcaaatacatagattataagataaggatatcttagatttacattgtgtgtcgtttttaaaaaatcactattactaacaaactgatatgatatttgaatttgaattgaaatgcaatttgagcagtttgcattgaggttaagccaagtatggtgtcaagAAAAAATTGCATAACAATTTTAACACAATATATGCAATGCTATATAAtaacaatcaactaatttaacatttcatgattcaaagaacaaaaatcTGTATAGgatatttaaaattcaaaatatgtggctagagatatcgataaattcaaaatggagtcatactgaaaATAAAGTTTCACCagctaaaaaattatttaaatttttagatagccaattagggtgaattttaaattaaggataacatcttcacttgcatcattataaagataatcattattgaaatatatataaaatttagaaattgaaatttcaaaatagaaatattttttgaaagataaccacataccaaataagagttcaagtcgtagtaaaAGAGTCGCGTCACCGAAGAATCATTCATATTGTGTCAACATTTATGCTTtgtcataaatatgagttattatttcgctTTGTGGCTAtctttaggttccaatgacaccaatgggaatgatgcaaaaataaaattatcactacgatatttgagaaaatgttagtcttttttcatgtagtgtttcttaattaatatctaacaaTTATCTATAACTATCTagaaagtttaaattttaaaattatttacatataattcaaataacttggctatttaacatggttaatgtaaaatatcaaaatggagtcatattGGGGGAAAATATTCACTggctaaagaattttttaaatttttagatagccgactaAATTGAATTTTGAATAaaggataatattttcacttacattattataaaaataattattattgaaaaataaagttttagaaactgaaattttaaaatagaaatattttttgaaagatatcaacgcaccaaataagagttcaagtagtagtaaaagggTCAAGTCGTATCAAAGGAGTCTTTCATAGTCTCAACTTTTGATTGTTTTgacataaatatgagttatttttctgatttctgactatttttaggatccaatgacaccaacgagaatggtatcaaaaaagaaaaatagaattataactaTAAGGTTTGAGAAATGGTTAATCATTTTCATgcagtgtttcttaattaatatccaataattatctatatttatcgaaaaagtttaaattttaagattatttatatataataaaataactcaaatatttgaCATGGTTAGTGCCCCGTATCCACgcaggtactaatactagtaaAGATAAAAAAGGAgatatgaaaagaaattattttaaaaatatatatatgtacttaGTCGTTCCCAAAAATAACAATCGACATAACTTTTCATGCTTTCTAATTGAGTGTATACGACCACGGCAAAAGAAACAAGAGCAAAATGGGACAACCGGACAAGATTGTCCCCTttcctctttttccttctttttattttttaaaatggtcATGGCTAAACAGGTCAAATCAATTAACACGTCCCAACCAAAGATGAGCTAACTTTCCCTCCTTTTCAATTTGCTTTttgcaagaaaaaaaaaaaagaatagaatgTGAAAGcttgtatttttcttcaattatttgcATAATCGTCAATCTCCAAATTTGATATCTTATGTTTACTTTGGGTTGCATTTTGACTAATTGGGTTATACTAGTTGATCCGTTTTGACTCAGTAGTTTGATGGGTCATTTTGCGTAACAGAGTATTTGAGTGATacatagagcccgtttggattagctgattgtaaATAGTTGATAAGCTTGTAgtgctgaatttttttttaactgctgaaactgatttttaaaataagtatttacgtgtttggatagaagtgctgaaattgataataagcagttgatgtgtttgattaaaaagtgctgataagctatttttgttaaaatgactaaaatacccttgaatgtttttcaaaaaattataaattataaatttctttgtaaagaaaagaattaataacgaatatggaatgaagagaaagtcaagaaatttattttggaacaagtattttgtgaattagaaaatattattaaggataaactagtaaaagtgttggtcaaactaaaagtgcttataagctgaaaagccataagttggagcTGACCAGCTTATGACTTATGactgattttagcttataagcacttggcttataagcactttgagTGTTAaacaaacgcgtagataagccaaaatgtacttataagccagtttgaccagcttataagcttagccaaacacatCTTCAGAAAAAAAAGTCTCATTATATTGCTAAATATACTTCAGCATCCTGCTTTCAAATCTAAACACTATAGTATAAATCTCTGTACAAATTGGTTTAAATCGATCTAAATTGCACTGCTCATAAAACTAACTGCAAGGACATAACTTGATTTTCTAGCTGGTACAGCTGCAATGCAATATCAAGTTTTATGATGTTGTGAATTTTTAAGTGTAAAATATAGTGAAGACTTGATTGGGGATAGCTAAGGTGCAAGGAAAATAATTCTCATAATGGAACAAGAGTATTTAATCTGGCATATTTGAAACAAAACAAGAAATATATTGTTTCAACTGCTGGTCTGCAGTTGGATCAAAAACTTACATTCAATCAAGATGCAAAAACCACTCTAGTACTACTTAGAAAAACAAACATAAACAATGGCTTAGCGTTTTCCACCGCCGCCGCCAAGCTTAGGGCCTTTTCCTGCAGCTCCCTTTGACACATTACCCTTCCCTCCACCTTTCTGTGACTTTGCCATCACCTCTGCTTTCTTAGCCTTCTTTTCATCCTTTGTCTTCTTGATTCTTTCCTTGATTTCACTGTAGAAACCCAACCAACAAATTAATCACTCCATCTTCGACAAATACAACTTATATAGTCAGTCACCTTTATAGTAAATGCATGAAATCCATGAATACATACCGAAGAGCAGCCTCCCTAGCAGCATCTCGAACTTCTGGCCTTTCAGTTCTCTTCTTCTGGATTACCTCCAAGGTTGCACCCACAATGGACCTAGAGTAAGGCTTTTTTGTGGCGCGTCTCCTCTTCTTGACAGCTTCTTGTGCAATATCCTAATGTTATCAAATACAGAAAATAATaagggattttttttatttttggcccAGCAGCCCAAAATAATTGCAGGCGGTAGCCCAAATATACAAATGATGTTTATGTATATTTATACTTAAAATACAAAACATATACATTTGTCGGCTATTATTTTTTTTGGGCGGCCAAAAATGTAATTATCCCAAAAACCACAAATTTAACTTGGCAAAAGTacccatgaaatggcatttcatCTCTAAATCCAAGTTTTCTAAATAAACACTTCGTAATCTGAAGACAAAGTGCATCCAAGGGTACAACTTTACATCACAAAGGTTTATCCTTCAATATTGGAACGTTAGTGATAAACTTTAAGGCAAAAAACAGAATGTTAAGTTCAGAAATTTAGCTTGTTGATGCTTTATTCCAGACTCACCTTCTTGTGCTGCTTCCTGTACATGGCTGTCCATGTAAGCTTGGAAGGCTTCAGGCGGTTGTGGATGTATCTCTTGCATTTTGAGTTAAGAAACAGGAACACCTACGGCGACCAGAAAATACTAGGTGACAATGGACAAGAAAGCATGACTCTGCGCCGTCCGATCAATAAGTACACAAATAACTTAAATTACAATCAGCCAGGATATGGCTTTTAGTATGTTACCTGAGAATCTGAACGAATAAATCTGATGCCCCTCCCCGGGTATATCTTGCCACCGCTGAAACGACAGAGTTCCGTCCTGCAATGGAAGTACGAAAAAAGCTAATGAGTACTCAATTTCAAGTGCTATAGCCTAAAAGTAACCGAGGCAAAACAAAATGTATAGCATGTCAGCATTAACATACTccctctgtcccaatttatgtgacactctttcctttttaatcaGTCCCAAGAAGAATGACAATTTTAtatcagtgttgtcaaaggcgaaaAGCTCTAAAAAGAGCTCTAGGTCAATTGGTGCATTAAGCGCAAAGCGCAATTTAAGTGTGGGCTTTAGTTAAAAGAGGCGCAAtgcaagaaaaaaataaaaatatatatgaaattcAAGAGAAAAGTAACAAATTCATTCATATTGTTTTCCTTAACAACTAATACACTTATTTGCCGATTATATTTGTAGTCTAGCATTGCTCCATTCAAAATAGGATTCATGGGCAATAAGGGGCACGTCTTGGTGCCTTATCTACACTAAAGCGCAGCTTAAGTGAGGCGAAGCGCCCTCCCTGAGCTTTATGAGCTttagggcttaagcgcgccttaaatgagcctttgacaacactgttTTATATAGTACTATTTAATAACAATTCAACTATTAATTTCCCCTTTTATCCTTAATAAAATGATTTCTACCCACACAAAGTTCTATGGTTTGTTTTAGACAACAAGCAaaagtctttctttatttcttaaagTCCATGCCCTGTCAAACACCcttacataaattggaacggagggagtaacaaAGAGGAGGTAACTCCACAATCTCCACTAATAGAGCCAAATGCCAATCACATTCTGTTATTATAAAGCCATTTGATGAGATAGTCAAGTTGAAACATTCCAAAATCAGCCAAACAAATAACTCCCTGCAAAACAGTTCACAAATCATCCATGCCTACACAATTAGCAAAATTTATCAAAAGTGATGTCTATTTTCCAGACACAATGTCACCTTGAATCAGTTGCACCAATTCGGTATCATCACAACATAGCGCAATTTCCAGGGATAATACTACAGGCAAACATAAGTAAACAGAAAACACGCCCTTCTCATAACATCTTCATTCAATAAAATACAACGAGAGGTCATACTAAACTCCAGGCAACCTCCTAAAGTATCCAAACTCTTGGTAATATCACATTTAATTTAATGGTTAATCAAATTAACCATTTAAGCTGGCTTAAACACCACATTCAGAGAAACAAGATCCAAAATATTTTGCACTAAATGGGTGTATCTGTTGTATATTCAGTAACACCTCTCAATGTGCTCCTCTTTTCACACATTTTCTCTTCTGTCATACTAATCAATCATAGAAATAATTAAAACCCAAATAACAAAACACAAGATCATATATGAGTGTAACAAGATTTTACCAGTAAAGGGTTTTCAAGACAGTTTCCCCCCCCTAAAATAGACTTCAATCCACATTACACATGAACATACATCTAGCAAAAAGAATGCCAAAACAGTAAAGGTCTGATATTTTAGCATTTCCCACAGAGACAGAATTAAAATCAGCAGCAAAAAAAAGGATTAATGTTGGGACACTTCTGATTAAATTTATGCAATATAGTTATCAAATAAGAGGTTCAGTAACATTCTACGAATAAAGGGATTTTAATAACAGATTTTGTTTTTCAATCTACATTACACATTAACATACATCTTGCAAAAGAAATGCAAAAACagtaaagatttgatttttaacCATTTCCTACATAGCCAAAGTTCAAATTAACATTTGGTTGTACATAATATgcaaagagagatagagagaaattAAGGGTTGAGGACTTACTTGAGAACCATTGTTGATGCTGTTGCGAGCTCCCTCCCTCAGGTGCGGCACCTCAATGAAGAAGGAAAAACCCTAGTGAGAGTATCTTTATATTGGAATTTGTGGTTAGGTTTTTATAGGCCCAAAAGAATGTCAGATTCTACCATTCGGCCCAATTGATGTGGACCTCTATATGGGCTTGTGTACGTAAAATCTCAGAAGGTAAGCTATTCAATTATCCCATGCCCAATAACAAAAAGAAGAACTAAGGAAttattacacaaatagccggtcggattcattaatttttttttttagctgATATACAGAGATTGTATACTGATtaaacatatacatatacataaattatacatatattatatattcgccaattattttttgtttaagcAATTAGCTAGACAACTATTTTGGCCAAACAATAATTgttgctcaaaagtgtttttcaaattgattagccaaacacaaattgcttcCCAGTTCTCACCAtaagtatttttttgaaaattacttttgaaaaaaatatttttcaaaataagttatTTTACAGGCACGACCAAACAtgctataaataaaaatcatcaCATCTTGTTTAAATAAAAAATGTATTCTGACTGAGTTTAAGTTGTATATATTGATggagtaaaaaatatttatatagttAGATcatttgtaaaaataaaaaactctTTCTCAACCTTTTTTATTACATGATAATTTACTGCAatttacacaaaataaaatactacTACTAATAATCAGTGAATAGTTTAGTGGTATTACATGTGGAGTAAGTCCATATGCAAACGTTTGGAATTAGAAGAGTTCAAAGGAGTGAAGAGGTGAGACAGTTTTACCTGCTTCCTCTGTCGTCATCTCTATCATCTCTTTCCTTTCCCCATAGATTTCTACACCCTTCACTCACAATCACAAACGCCCATTTTCCTGTACATATGCACATGCAACTGAGAAAATCCCAAGATTTTAAATAGAAAATAATCAGTTTTTTTATATGCACACAAAGTTAGCTCACAAACCAAGAGCAGATAAAAGTTTTGGGAAATACCCAAATAGTAGTCCCTTTTATCTAGGGAGTTGATTGATTTACTGTATTTGATTGGAAAATGGAGGAGAGTAATCAAGATCAGCGGCTGAACGCGGCGGCGTTGGTGGCGGAGGAGGAGGAAGTGGAGGAGAGCAGTGATGATTGTACTTCGGAGGATGAAGGGACTGATGATTACAGGAGGGGAGGGTACCATGCGGTTCGAATAGGAGATAGTTTCAAAGGAGGTCGGTATGTTGTTCAGAGGAAACTTGGTTGGGGTCACTTTTCTACCGTTTGGTTGGCTTGGGATTCTCTCATGTCCGTACGTTTTCTCATCACCCTTTGCTTTTCTATTTATCTTGAGCTTAAGTTCTATGTGATGACGGTAGTAGTTAGATAATCATATCACTTAGGTAATTACAATTAAGTTGTTTGACAAAATATTACTCATTCGGTTCCATGTTTGACTCAGCACcgagttaaaaaaaaaagttaaacttttgaaacttg
Proteins encoded in this window:
- the LOC107832170 gene encoding large ribosomal subunit protein eL24 isoform X1, yielding MVLKTELCRFSGGKIYPGRGIRFIRSDSQVFLFLNSKCKRYIHNRLKPSKLTWTAMYRKQHKKDIAQEAVKKRRRATKKPYSRSIVGATLEVIQKKRTERPEVRDAAREAALREIKERIKKTKDEKKAKKAEVMAKSQKGGGKGNVSKGAAGKGPKLGGGGGKR
- the LOC107832170 gene encoding large ribosomal subunit protein eL24 isoform X2, whose product is MTELCRFSGGKIYPGRGIRFIRSDSQVFLFLNSKCKRYIHNRLKPSKLTWTAMYRKQHKKDIAQEAVKKRRRATKKPYSRSIVGATLEVIQKKRTERPEVRDAAREAALREIKERIKKTKDEKKAKKAEVMAKSQKGGGKGNVSKGAAGKGPKLGGGGGKR